A part of Setaria viridis chromosome 8, Setaria_viridis_v4.0, whole genome shotgun sequence genomic DNA contains:
- the LOC117833894 gene encoding patatin-like protein 1 translates to MSLPPAQQGRVLTVLSIDGGGIRGLIPATILARLEAQLQENDGPDARIADYFDVIAGTSTGGLIASMLAAPGKDNRPLFAAKDISKFYRENGPKIFPQKGGWVPSLVQEAWNKLRGGPKYDGKFLHDKIGSLLGDTKAADTLSNLVVPAFDVKRMQPILLNSFEAEREAHKNARLADVCIATSAAPTYLPAHSFDTRRSDGGRPHEFQLVDGGVAANNPTMAAMSLLTKEMIRLRRKLQGKDVHLVHGGLVRRLERRNNPTTAAMTAMIAGMEEKRNKHHRMGRQDDGGVGASVYRNILVISIGTGIAKQAERYTAADCNKWNMLNWLAYDGFNPLIDFFYNASVDMVDIHAEVLFELLGCEDNYLRIQTDTLEGDTALVDCTTEKNMKELIKIGNDLLKQKVARVNIDTGVYETVAGGLTNEAALKEFAGKLSAERKLRQPARE, encoded by the exons ATGTCGCTGCCGCCAGCGCAGCAGGGGAGGGTTCTCACGGTGCTGagcatcgacggcggcggcatccgcGGCCTCATTCCGGCCACCATCCTAGCACGCCTCGAGGCTCAGCTCCAA GAGAATGACGGGCCGGATGCTAGGATCGCTGACTACTTCGACGTGATCGCCGGGACCAGCACCGGCGGGCTGATCGCCTCTATGCTGGCGGCGCCCGGCAAGGACAATCGGCCGTTGTTCGCTGCCAAGGACATCAGCAAGTTCTACCGTGAGAATGGTCCCAAGATCTTTCCGCAGAAAGG GGGCTGGGTCCCGAGCTTGGTTCAGGAAGCATGGAACAAGCTCCGGGGCGGccccaagtacgacggcaagttCCTCCACGACAAGATCGGGAGCCTGCTTGGGGACACCAAGGCGGCGGACACGCTGAGCAACCTCGTCGTGCCGGCGTTCGACGTGAAGCGAATGCAGCCCATCCTCTTGAACTCGTTCGAGGCCGAGAGGGAGGCGCACAAGAACGCGCGCCTCGCCGACGTCTGCATTGCCacgtcggcggcgccgacctACCTGCCGGCGCACAGCTTCGACACCAGGCGCTCCGACGGCGGCAGGCCCCACGAGTTCCAGCTcgtggacggcggcgtcgcggccaACAACCCCACCATGGCCGCCATGTCCCTGCTCACCAAGGAGATGATCCGCCTCCGCCGGAAGCTGCAGGGCAAGGACGTGCACCTCGTGCACGGCGGCCTCGTGCGCCGGCTGGAACGTCGCAACAACCCGACCACGGCCGCCATGACCGCGATGATCGCCGGCATGGAGGAGAAGCGGAATAAGCACCACCGCATGGGCAGGCaagacgacggcggcgtgggggcAAGCGTGTACAGGAACATCCTGGTCATCTCCATCGGGACGGGGATCGCCAAGCAGGCGGAGAGGTACACCGCGGCGGATTGCAACAAGTGGAACATGCTCAACTGGCTCGCCTACGACGGCTTCAACCCGCTCATCGACTTCTTCTACAACGCCAGCGTCGACATGGTCGACATCCACGCCGAGGTGCTCTTCGAGCTCCTCGGCTGCGAGGACAACTACCTGCGCATCCAG ACTGACACGCTGGAGGGAGACACGGCGTTGGTGGACTGCACGACGGAGAAGAACATGAAGGAGCTGATCAAGATTGGCAACGACCTGCTCAAGCAGAAGGTGGCGAGGGTGAACATCGACACGGGTGTGTACGAGACCGTAGCAGGCGGGCTCACCAATGAGGCGGCACTCAAGGAATTTGCCGGGAAGCTCTCCGCGGAACGCAAACTTCGCCAGCCTGCCCGCGAGTGA